From the Tachysurus fulvidraco isolate hzauxx_2018 chromosome 21, HZAU_PFXX_2.0, whole genome shotgun sequence genome, the window AGGTTACTCCAGCTAGGGGATTTATTCCTGAAAgctagttatttatttagtgcaGTGTGCATGATAAAGTGGTTGGGACACCTTGGCAATTGAGCTTTTTTGTCATGCAATAACCAAACAAAAGTGAAATGTAATTCAGGATTAGGTTCACAAGGAGAAAATGggatctcatatatatatatatatatatataagatgatatacaatctctctctctctctctctctctctctctctctctctctctctctctctctctctctctcactatatatatatatatatatatatatatctatatatatatatataattatatatatatataaatatatatatatatatattggtaaATTGCGGGTTTGTTTGAGTATACTTTATGTTCACTACAAGTGTGAGTTTGATTGggattgtattttttgtattttggggcagtggtggcttaaCTGGTTAAgggtctgggttgttgatcggaggttcaaggcccagcacagtcAAGCAAAGTcaaccactgctgggcccttgagcaaggccctcaaccctcctcatagctgcccctgcactctgaccccaacctcctcagttggggttatgtgaagaaaagaattccactgtgctgtaatgtatatgtggcgataataaaggcttctatgccccgttctgttctgttctattctattctattccattctattGTATTCagattttcttatatttttaaaattactttCCTCTTTAAGGAAAGCTTTAATCTCTTTGCTGTCGtccattaaatataaaaaacaagtGAATTTAAAAGTTTGGTCATTAAAAATGAGCATTATTTTCATAAATTGAAGCAATTTTTATGGTAATtctcacacactatatatagctTGTAGTGtaagatacagatacagatgttACTCCGAGCCACGTGGTGGCGCTACAGCAGaatcagtgtaaacaaaatCGTCATCTGAGTGGAGACAGTAGCTCTAACACTAAAAGTTTATGAAGATGTCTAAGAGTGAAGCAGAATTGTGTCCTGCGAATATTACACTCGGTTAGCTGTTGTTTAGTCGATATTCgcttagtgtttattttttagggTTTATAAACGACAAAACCCGAAATATACTGCATAAGGCGTCGTTATGGAGGAATACAGCACCACTGTGAGAACATCCGGATTCGTTTTAAGTTCATTAATGTTTCAGCATCTGAACAGTGACCGTGATGTGGTGAGTTTCTAACTCtgttattacaataaaaatcattttattataatcatgGTTAAAATCAGGTGATGCATGTTAAGCCACAGGACACTAAATAGACGTCATGGTTCACATGACTTACCATAACAGATAGTCGGTTCAGAGTCGACTCAAAGCTCTGTCATCATcataatacagtaaaaaaaaaatcttttacaaaaatatgatTGAAGATTTAGATCTGTattgagcaagccagaggaCCAATAGCAAAAACTCAGTCATGATGACATGAGGACTCTTCTACATGATACTCAAGATTCTAAATCATTACTCTTCCGAAATAACAGTATGAAGTGTGTTGAATTGTTGTTCAGTTTGAGTATGTTGTGAATAAGCGTCCTGGGTTAAAGTTTTTGTCTGGGTCATACAGGAAGGATTATTACTCGGTGAGAGTGTCGGAGAGGAGAACAGCAAAATCACTGACTCCCAGACAGATCACATACAATTTGTGCACACAATAAGTAAGTCATTTTACCACACACCTGTCTTCGTACACTGAGCTGAGTAGGTATAAATCCTATGATGGTCCATTTGGAGCTGATAAAGGGTACAAAGCAACAGATGGGTTAAAGTTAgtaattatatttctttttcagatATTCAAAAGCACATCACATGCAGGAGTACTCACAGGTATGTCAAATCCTTTCGGTACTAATCCGTATTAATgctgtttgattattttgtgtAATGGTTCTTGCTCTTTTTCATTTAGCTTCTACAACAACACCTGTGAAGTGGACAAAGAAAAGATTAGGCAGGTTCTGTCCAATCTCAAAGAGGTATCATGAGCATTATCAGAGCCCTTTCTATACACTTATACACTACATCCACAACCAGGACAACACATAGGACTAGACCTTGGACTTTTTCCGGACTTTTCTGCACAACACCCAATACTTCAGTTAAATGTTTACACAACACATATTGCTTAtagtgtaataaaatgcacacatCTGCACCTTATTCTCTATTGTCATACTGTTTTGCTACTGATCTAcattcatatatattatataaaaaaatacataaatatatattttccttttgCCTGTGTAATTCTGTTTCTAtttgtagttttatttaattctatttttagtATTGTATATGGTTTTGTCACTACATGATGTTAAAAGGGTAAATgctattgtttattaaataaacaaacaattaaatgtaCAATACCAGTCTTTAATAGATaaacaaatgtaattaataacaaATTGCTGCAGTttaaggggaataaaacactctgaGGTGTGTTGTTAAAGGAAAAGAATCAGATTTGGgatgatttacattttcattatgATTCTTTTCATTATGttccataattattataataaggtATCATTAACAGGTTTCCCCTCTTGTTTTGAGTACAggagaacgtgattggctggtaTCGCCAGAGGAGGAACACCAGTCAACAAATGACTTTAAAAGAGCAGTTAGTCCATCGTAATTTGAGGAAGCTGCTGCCGTACCAGGAACTCGTTTTCTTGCTGCTTGCACCATACGAGGTTACATCATCTCACTCCACACACCGCCTCGAGTACACAGCTTTCATATGGAATGGCAGGTCAGGACAGCCCCACTGAATACCGCCATTTGTACAGCTGAACACTTCAAACTTACAGTATGTCTAATGTTTTTGTTCTTCAGTCAGTACAGTAGTATCCCAGTCTCAGTCAGCAACCTGGGAACACTGGAGCAGCAGGATTACTGGAGAGTCTCCGCTACCTGTCCTTCTCTGAGCCACTGCCAAGCCATAAAACAACACGGGTGctttaaaaatctaattattgTCTCTTTTGGTGCTTCGTGCAGGTTAAACTGAGCCCAGGTTTCACAATCACAGGAGCTATAACTTTAAGAAAAAGGGATTCTGACCACAAACAATGGTGGAATTTTCTGACTCTAGGAGAAAAGATCTAGATGGACAAACAGGCAGCAGTGTGGCTTTGCTCACATTTAAATCGGTGTCAAGACTTGGAGAAGTAGCAATAACGGCAGTTATCGGCTTGTTATAGTCAATTTTGTCCAGTAGGTGGTTAAGAAATTTGTTGCAATGCTTGAAGATGACATCCAAGTTTTCTCTCAATGCGCAAAGTCATCACCGAGATACAGCATGACTTTCTGTTTGGCGGCTTTGCTGTCAGGTTCGTTAGCAAACCGTTTGAAGTATTCAAAattctttttaatgtttgtgaagCTTACTCTGAAAATGGGTGATGATTGGACAACATTTTTAGGAggagtagtaaaaaaaaaaatgagataaagaaaaatgtcatttttaggTAATCACAGGGTGAATTGGAAGGGTTTTGATGGAGTGCTAAATTTGGTCAGAATtcccatctcttttttttttttttgggctgcCATAGACATCTTAGCTCAagaagaacagaacaaaaatcaTCTTGGAACAACAGAGTGCCTACACATCATCACTGCTTGGCCCCCTAATAATGATGTGATGTGTCTTTTTATGTGATAAAAATTGTTTGCTTTGGGAAGTTGCTGTTGTAAGGGAGGAATGAAAATTCAGGACGTTCTCTTTTATGAACTTTGGTGATAATTTGTAACCTTGTGCCTCTTTGTTGGTTATTTACCTTTTCTGGACTCCTCATCCTCCTTATTTAGTTAATAATTGCGTTATCACACATACGGAGAGTGAGACGAGGGTTGGCCATAGCTCAAATCTGTTTCTGGTTGCTCTCTGTGCCTtcagtttatactttttttctcACTTAGAGCCAAATTCTTCTCAGAGCAGAATCTCAGAGAGGTGGAAAATGTCAACGACATGAACGACACTTTGTTAGATGAAATGAAGGTAACTGTTGGGAAGGTTTTCTTTGTTGTtcattcagtacacacagcCTTGCTCCTAAACATCGAGATGTTTCTTTccagagtgcgtgtgtgagagtggagAGGAGCGAGCGGCGAGTGGAGAAGCTCCAGGCCGAGATCGCCGAGCTCGCAGAGGCCGTCAGAGAGCGGAGGAAAAAACAGCAAGAACACGATGGTGATTCTTTCTAGAGTTTCGTGTGTCTTAGATTCGAGGATTATATTCGAAATAAGCTTATCATATCCTAAAGACTTTCCCATGCCCAAAACCTTTCCTTGCAGGCATGATAATTATTAACCTCTCCTTAAAGAAAATGCTTCATAGCATTGATTACACgtttttaaatgtctgtttaTGTGCAGATTGTACCATCCTGTCCCTGTGAATAAGCTGCTACTATTGAAGCAATAACACATTGACActgctgacagagctgctgttgtagaaaatgatcaacattttctgaccaatcagaatccagaatacAACAGTGCTGCGGGAGAATAAAattcaaagaaaaaagaatacaacTCCAGTGTAGATTATCTTGTTAACTGAgccgtgatgatgatgatgatgattattattattattattattattattattattagcagatACCTTTTAACTCCAGTAACTCATCGCAGAACCTTGTTGTGTTTTAGCTAAAGAAAGTTCTGCTCTTGAAGAACCCAAGGAGAACATCCTGCTGTGTGCAGCTCTGAAAGCGCTTTTCCCCAACACACCGTCTATGCGCAGCCAGACTCTGAGTGTCGAGGGTTCGCCTGTACTGCAGTTGTCCTGCACCGAGGACCACGGCATCAACGTTCCCACCAAATTGCCACTTCTGTTGCTGCAGTGTGGTCATGCTGtgagaaagaggaagatgagCTCAGGCTATGGGCTGAAGGGAAAATGTCAGTCCCCAGGCATTGCACGGACAGATAAAAAGAGAAAGGTGGACACTGAGCTGAGCGAGCCGCTGTCCCAAAGTGGGTCTGACACGGAGGTGGAGGTGAGCAGCCCAAACCAAAGCAACTCGCCGGTGTTTTAAAGACTTGTTTATATAACAAACAGtctggtgtgatgaagcatAGCCACTGTTACCACCCTGTAGTTGATTACtttcctttaacagcacaaCCCTGagggttttattccttttataccactgCAATTTGCCAAACATTTCATTCATAGCCAAACATTTCAAGTCATTTATTAGTAAAGAATGGCAttctatttattgttttatagcTACATTCACTGTTATGGAATGTCCTCAATACAAGGCACTTCCTACTGTACTTCCTGAAAGCACTTGTGATGTAGCAGctataaaaatattgtttttgtatacatttaaatgtgtaaatattttcttaACGTATTTactgattaaattttttttgtaaatttgtaatgattttctttttctaattcTAATTTTCAAACCTGCCTTTCGTTCTGTGTAGTTTGTTGACTTTTAGCctgtgagatatatatatatatatatatatataaagttaaattaaatacacTTAATCATGTGCCcttattcttttattaaagaTCAACTGAACTGTTGCCTGATCCATaatgaataacttttatgtatttaattgtCTTTTCCATTTAGTTGCATTTAGAAGTAGTGCaatgatgtgcgtgtgtgtgtgtgtgtgtatatgtatgtatgtatgtatgtatgtatatatatatatatatatatttttttttttaaacagcaaaacaaacacgttTCATGTTTATGCCCAGTTACTAAAATACGTAAATGAGGTACTAGAGGATAAAAAGGTGTACTATAGCAAAAATAGCAGCAATTAATGCTTTATTCTGATCTACTGAAAACTTTCACCTGAAGAACATTAAGGTCCCTACCAGGTGCTTTaatttggcctttttttttttttttttaattaaatggtgTTTGAACTATAAAATGTCAGTCAATATGAAGTCAAAAAATAACTTGATGGAGAAAACGGCAAATTAGAAAAATGCTAATTTATCCCAAAGGTGGTATATTGGATATTggctttaataaaaacaagtaattaaataaataatatattttgaaatGATTAATAGGggtaaatgaagaaataaacaatattattaagaCATTTTGCAAACTCGATGTATTTGTTCAAAACAACTAAGACTACATCTGagatattttaatcatttcttttatAGTGGGATTGGTACAGTTCAGGCAGGTTAT encodes:
- the abraxas1 gene encoding BRCA1-A complex subunit Abraxas 1; its protein translation is MEEYSTTVRTSGFVLSSLMFQHLNSDRDVEGLLLGESVGEENSKITDSQTDHIQFVHTINIQKHITCRSTHSFYNNTCEVDKEKIRQVLSNLKEENVIGWYRQRRNTSQQMTLKEQLVHRNLRKLLPYQELVFLLLAPYEVTSSHSTHRLEYTAFIWNGSQYSSIPVSVSNLGTLEQQDYWRVSATCPSLSHCQAIKQHGAKFFSEQNLREVENVNDMNDTLLDEMKSACVRVERSERRVEKLQAEIAELAEAVRERRKKQQEHDAKESSALEEPKENILLCAALKALFPNTPSMRSQTLSVEGSPVLQLSCTEDHGINVPTKLPLLLLQCGHAVRKRKMSSGYGLKGKCQSPGIARTDKKRKVDTELSEPLSQSGSDTEVEVSSPNQSNSPVF